In the Bartonella apihabitans genome, AATGACGGATCCTCGGCAGCCAAACGGTTGAGCGCAATACCCATCTTTTCCTGATCGGCCTTTGTCTTAGGCTCGATTGCAATTTCAATAACCGGCTCAGGAAATTCCATACGTTCAAGAATAACCGGATGAAGCGGATCACAAAGTGTATCGCCTGTTGTTGTTTCTTTCAAACCGGCCAACGCAACAATATCACCGGCAAAAGCCTCTTCGATATCGGTACGGGCGTTCGAATGCATCAACAACATACGGCCAATACGTTCTTTCTTACCTTTCACTGTATTCTCAAGTGAAACACCTTTATGCAATTCGCCAGAATAAATGCGGCAGAATGTCAACGAACCAACGAACGGATCGTTCATAATCTTGAATGCAAGCATTGAAAGAGGAGCAGCGTCGGAAGATTCACGCGTTGTCTCTTCGCCTGTCTTAACGTCGATACCCTGAATAGCAGGAACATCAACCGGAGATGGAAGATAGGAAACAACAGCATCCAACAAAGGTTGAACACCCTTATTTTTAAAGGCGGAACCGCAAAGAACCGGATGGAAAAGCACTTCACAAGTACCTTTACGGATAAGTGCGATCAGCTCTTCATTGGTCGGCATTTTACCTTCGAGATAAGCTTCTGTCGCTGCTTCATCAACTTCAACAGCAGACTCGACCAGTTTCTCACGATATTCTTCAGCTTTTTCCTTCATATTAGCAGGAATTTCGCTGGTAATTGTATGACCACCAATCGAACCATCCCATGTAAGGGCTTTCATATCGATAAGATCAATAACGCCTTCGAAATCATTCTCCGCACCAATCGGCAACTGAAGAACAAGAGCCTTTGCACCAAGACGCGAACCGACCATTTCAACGCTCCGATAAAAATCGGCGCCGATCTTGTCCATCTTGTTAACAAAAACCATCCTCGGTACATGATATTTTTCAGCCTGACGCCAGACAGTTTCTGTCTGTGGCTCAACACCGGCATTTGCATCCAGAAGTGCAATAGCACCATCAAGAACACGCAAAGAACGTTCGACTTCAATCGTAAAATCGACGTGTCCAGGGGTGTCAATAATATTGAACCGGCATTTTTCGCCGTTACGACCTTTCCAGAAAGTGGTTGTTGCAGCGGAAGTAATAGTAATACCGCGTTCCTGCTCCTGCTCCATCCAATCCATCGTGGAAGCGCCATCATGCGTTTCACCGATTTTATGATTCTTACCGGTATAGTAAAGAATACGCTCGGTCATTGTGGTCTTACCGGCATCAATATGCGCCATAATACCAAAATTGCGATAATCTTCGATTTTATACTCGCGAGCCATATTTTTTGCTTTCGATTAAAAAGAGTTCTCTTACCAACGATAATGCGAGAATGCGCGGTTGGCTTCCGCCATACGGTGCGTATCTTCGCGTTTCTTGACAGCCGAACCACGATTATTCGCTGCATCCATCAATTCGCCCGACAAACGATCAACCATAGTTGTTTCGTTGCGATTACGGGCCGCAGCAATGAGCCAACGAATGGCCAATGCCTGACGACGATCAGGACGAACATCCACCGGAACCTGATAAGTTGCACCACCAACACGGCGAGAACGAACTTCAACATGAGGAGCAACATTCTCTAATGCTTGATGAAACAGAGCAACAGGTTCTGTTTTTGCTTTATCTCCAACTGCATCAAGCGCACCATAAACGATGCGTTCTGCAACTGATTTCTTACCATC is a window encoding:
- the fusA gene encoding elongation factor G, which encodes MAREYKIEDYRNFGIMAHIDAGKTTMTERILYYTGKNHKIGETHDGASTMDWMEQEQERGITITSAATTTFWKGRNGEKCRFNIIDTPGHVDFTIEVERSLRVLDGAIALLDANAGVEPQTETVWRQAEKYHVPRMVFVNKMDKIGADFYRSVEMVGSRLGAKALVLQLPIGAENDFEGVIDLIDMKALTWDGSIGGHTITSEIPANMKEKAEEYREKLVESAVEVDEAATEAYLEGKMPTNEELIALIRKGTCEVLFHPVLCGSAFKNKGVQPLLDAVVSYLPSPVDVPAIQGIDVKTGEETTRESSDAAPLSMLAFKIMNDPFVGSLTFCRIYSGELHKGVSLENTVKGKKERIGRMLLMHSNARTDIEEAFAGDIVALAGLKETTTGDTLCDPLHPVILERMEFPEPVIEIAIEPKTKADQEKMGIALNRLAAEDPSFRVKSDEESGQTIIAGMGELHLDIIVDRMRREFKVEANVGQPQVAYRETITKPAEVDYTHKKQSGGSGQFARVKILFEPYDGEGLLFESKIVGGAVPKEYIPGVQKGLESVMGSGPLAGFPMQGVKATLLDGAYHDVDSSVLAFEIAGRAAFREGAQKAGAQLLEPIMKVEVVTPEDYVGDVIGDLNSRRGQISGTEPRGIATVVDAMVPLANMFGYVNSLRSMSQGRAQYTMQFDHYEPVPTAVAQEIQKKFA
- the rpsG gene encoding 30S ribosomal protein S7, with protein sequence MSRRHRAEKREINPDPKFGDLVITKFMNAIMFDGKKSVAERIVYGALDAVGDKAKTEPVALFHQALENVAPHVEVRSRRVGGATYQVPVDVRPDRRQALAIRWLIAAARNRNETTMVDRLSGELMDAANNRGSAVKKREDTHRMAEANRAFSHYRW